In Helianthus annuus cultivar XRQ/B chromosome 3, HanXRQr2.0-SUNRISE, whole genome shotgun sequence, a single window of DNA contains:
- the LOC110927539 gene encoding threonine--tRNA ligase, cytoplasmic-like produces the protein MDESIIPETLMDESIHEIHGVTLPDGTVKERKKWETTPVDIAKELSKSLASNALISQVDGVLWDMSMSLEGAPSSLLSFFCPLLSFFKDQCNRLYGYSGNRGTIRSVLFKTMGSFP, from the exons ATGGACGAATCCATCATCCCTGAAACCCTAATGGACGAATCCATACATGAAATTCACGG ggTTACATTGCCTGATGGGACTGTGAAGGAGCGGAAGAAGTGGGAAACAACTCCGGTCGATATAGCGAAGGAGTTATCGAAGAGTTTGGCTTCAAATGCTTTGATTTCTCAGGTGGATGGTGTGTTGTGGGACATGTCGATGTCTTTGGAAG GGGCTCCTTCATCATTGCTCTCCTTCTTCTGTCCTCTTTTGTCTTTTTTCAAG GATCAATGCAACAGGCTTTATGGTTATAGTGGAAACAGAGGAACAATTAGAAGTGTCCTTTTCAAGACCATGGGATCCTTCCCTTAA